The following are from one region of the Plodia interpunctella isolate USDA-ARS_2022_Savannah chromosome 25, ilPloInte3.2, whole genome shotgun sequence genome:
- the LOC128680970 gene encoding uncharacterized protein LOC128680970 isoform X1, translating into MSDEEEIEYLDEDAEIVQQCVQKSTENQFLETKPITPLLVERPAKKKKRKIEEDDSDYDPRDDIVPPPSNRNKKKKLNPARNVTKVGPSVRTYPVVQQLIRAKKPVLAYAVPKIRRNMKIFIPDYPDPLCLPVRAIMRTDTDRRKLKSWNNACISHLKHADKMLKPEKGVTKGSSRTVVLRNFQNRQTGKYETAVWAKTSVINDSGITKSQNFQSILPNFSERTVLKVNAINRKPKKFHRVDEVILTKENYDNEESLVVYKPKQCILAVYQMITQDDSSVEAAGARARLREAACGAACCACYQLSWRALAPSHDARNNVRCPVCSRTFVSLYNLLTHVRSHSSEDVRKHKRQFVTLLARMVPYHYKCRICQKQLPSIAKLRQHVAGHKGLEKFVCEIGNHVTS; encoded by the exons atgtctgaCGAAGAAGAAATAGAATACTTAGATGAGGACGCTGAAATCGTTCAGCAGTGCGTGCAAAAATCAACCGAGAATCAATTTCTCGAAACAAAACCTATAACCCCATTGTTGGTTGAGAGGCCAGCAAAGAAGAAAAAGCGAAAAATCGAAGAAGATGACTCCGATTACGACCCTCGGGATGACATCGTGCCACCGCCAAGTAATCGtaacaagaagaagaagttaaATCCTGCACGGAATGTAACAAAAGTTGGTCCATCTGTTCGCACATATCCTGTGGTACAACAGTTAATACGCGCTAAGAAGCCGGTACTCGCGTACGCTGTGCCGAAAATTCGtcgaaatatgaaaatattcatacCGGACTATCCTGATCCCCTGTGTTTGCCTGTAAGAGCCATAATGCGAACGGATACAGACAGAAGAAAATTGAAGTCTTGGAATAATGCTTGTATATCACATTTGAAACATGCTGACAAAATGTTGAAGCCCGAGAAAGGTGTTACTAAAGGATCGTCGAGAACCGTAGTTTTGAGGAATTTCCAAAACAGACAAACtg GCAAGTATGAGACAGCTGTGTGGGCCAAAACAAGTGTAATAAATGATAGTGGAATCACAAAATCCCAGAATTTCCAGAGTATCCTACCAAATTTTTCCGAGAGGACGGTCCTTAAAGTAAATGCTATAAACAGAAAGCCTAAAAAATTCCACCGTGTTGATGAG GTGATACTGACGAAGGAAAACTATGACAATGAAGAATCGTTGGTTGTATACAAACCTAAGCAATGTATTTTGGCCGTGTATCAAATGATTACACAAGATGACAG CTCAGTGGAGGCggcgggcgcgcgcgcgcgcctgCGCGAGGCCGCGTGCGGCGCCGCGTGCTGCGCGTGCTACCAGCTCTCGTGGCGGGCGCTGGCGCCGTCGCACGACGCACGca ATAACGTTCGCTGCCCAGTATGTTCGCGAACGTTCGTCAGTCTATACAACCTGCTCACGCACGTTCGTTCGCATTCGTCCGAGGACGTGAGGAAACATAAGCGGCAGTTTGTTACATTGCTTGCACGg ATGGTGCCGTATCACTACAAGTGTCGTATCTGTCAGAAACAGCTCCCGAGCATCGCCAAGCTGAGACAACACGTTGCAGGACACAAGG GTCTTGAAAAGTTCGTGTGTGAAATTGGGAATCACGTGACcagttag
- the LOC128680970 gene encoding uncharacterized protein LOC128680970 isoform X2 has translation MSDEEEIEYLDEDAEIVQQCVQKSTENQFLETKPITPLLVERPAKKKKRKIEEDDSDYDPRDDIVPPPSNRNKKKKLNPARNVTKVGPSVRTYPVVQQLIRAKKPVLAYAVPKIRRNMKIFIPDYPDPLCLPVRAIMRTDTDRRKLKSWNNACISHLKHADKMLKPEKGVTKGSSRTVVLRNFQNRQTGKYETAVWAKTSVINDSGITKSQNFQSILPNFSERTVLKVNAINRKPKKFHRVDEVILTKENYDNEESLVVYKPKQCILAVYQMITQDDSREIAAQWRRRARARACARPRAAPRAARATSSRGGRWRRRTTHAITFAAQYVRERSSVYTTCSRTFVRIRPRT, from the exons atgtctgaCGAAGAAGAAATAGAATACTTAGATGAGGACGCTGAAATCGTTCAGCAGTGCGTGCAAAAATCAACCGAGAATCAATTTCTCGAAACAAAACCTATAACCCCATTGTTGGTTGAGAGGCCAGCAAAGAAGAAAAAGCGAAAAATCGAAGAAGATGACTCCGATTACGACCCTCGGGATGACATCGTGCCACCGCCAAGTAATCGtaacaagaagaagaagttaaATCCTGCACGGAATGTAACAAAAGTTGGTCCATCTGTTCGCACATATCCTGTGGTACAACAGTTAATACGCGCTAAGAAGCCGGTACTCGCGTACGCTGTGCCGAAAATTCGtcgaaatatgaaaatattcatacCGGACTATCCTGATCCCCTGTGTTTGCCTGTAAGAGCCATAATGCGAACGGATACAGACAGAAGAAAATTGAAGTCTTGGAATAATGCTTGTATATCACATTTGAAACATGCTGACAAAATGTTGAAGCCCGAGAAAGGTGTTACTAAAGGATCGTCGAGAACCGTAGTTTTGAGGAATTTCCAAAACAGACAAACtg GCAAGTATGAGACAGCTGTGTGGGCCAAAACAAGTGTAATAAATGATAGTGGAATCACAAAATCCCAGAATTTCCAGAGTATCCTACCAAATTTTTCCGAGAGGACGGTCCTTAAAGTAAATGCTATAAACAGAAAGCCTAAAAAATTCCACCGTGTTGATGAG GTGATACTGACGAAGGAAAACTATGACAATGAAGAATCGTTGGTTGTATACAAACCTAAGCAATGTATTTTGGCCGTGTATCAAATGATTACACAAGATGACAG tcgtgaaattgcAGCTCAGTGGAGGCggcgggcgcgcgcgcgcgcctgCGCGAGGCCGCGTGCGGCGCCGCGTGCTGCGCGTGCTACCAGCTCTCGTGGCGGGCGCTGGCGCCGTCGCACGACGCACGca ATAACGTTCGCTGCCCAGTATGTTCGCGAACGTTCGTCAGTCTATACAACCTGCTCACGCACGTTCGTTCGCATTCGTCCGAGGACGTGA